One Sulfolobus sp. S-194 DNA segment encodes these proteins:
- a CDS encoding respiratory nitrate reductase subunit gamma: MLYCSIYRLVHVFTFPITYLWRPYIIYKGYRYARVIRKKRLF; this comes from the coding sequence ATACTGTACTGTTCGATCTATAGATTAGTTCATGTATTTACGTTTCCAATAACATACTTATGGAGACCTTACATAATCTATAAAGGATATCGTTATGCTAGAGTCATCAGGAAGAAAAGGTTATTTTAA
- a CDS encoding helix-turn-helix domain-containing protein, with amino-acid sequence MIIETYNLMDISFIFPFLNSRVSLPEFILYFNFTYIELTVFPLLAVSLLLIIIRYKRNNIELSYDKIDKRDIMVLEAIKRGYKTLTEISSFTGLPKSTTYRRLKKLTDLGYLVCNREYGKVYYEINKPSRRKIIKTKDIELKEEERNEK; translated from the coding sequence ATGATTATTGAAACTTATAATTTGATGGACATTTCATTTATCTTTCCATTTTTAAATTCAAGAGTGAGTTTGCCGGAATTTATCCTTTACTTTAATTTTACCTATATCGAATTAACAGTCTTTCCATTATTAGCAGTTTCGTTATTGCTAATTATAATAAGATATAAAAGAAACAATATTGAATTATCATATGATAAGATAGATAAAAGAGATATAATGGTTCTAGAGGCTATCAAAAGAGGTTATAAGACATTAACTGAAATTTCATCATTCACAGGGTTACCAAAATCCACTACGTATAGAAGGCTCAAAAAACTAACAGATCTAGGCTACTTAGTCTGTAATAGAGAGTACGGAAAGGTTTATTATGAAATAAATAAACCCTCGAGAAGAAAAATAATTAAAACGAAAGATATTGAGTTGAAGGAAGAAGAACGTAATGAGAAATAA
- a CDS encoding Rieske 2Fe-2S domain-containing protein, which produces MISFTQINGYPVMVYSKDGTNYYWLAGCPHKKRPLNDAKIYYDKIECPFHHAVFSLISGELITPPKSKTPCNNCKLVRIVVNGDKIIFEGEPFIPQLPEKSLRD; this is translated from the coding sequence ATGATATCTTTTACTCAAATAAACGGTTACCCCGTAATGGTTTATAGTAAGGATGGAACCAATTACTATTGGTTAGCTGGTTGTCCTCATAAGAAAAGACCCTTAAATGATGCAAAAATTTACTATGATAAAATCGAATGTCCCTTTCATCACGCAGTTTTTAGTTTAATTTCTGGAGAATTAATAACCCCTCCTAAATCTAAAACACCTTGCAATAATTGTAAACTCGTAAGGATTGTAGTTAATGGTGACAAGATAATTTTTGAAGGCGAACCTTTCATTCCACAATTACCAGAAAAAAGCCTTAGAGATTAA
- a CDS encoding DUF4322 domain-containing protein, producing the protein MKTPDYIYPKIRVQIEEKIFSIINFKGRKAEEVKKTLVTAALTKDSVENKAKEFDISPQTVRNYVEEQPQVIEQMLNVIKTISIKQLSERKRVKISIDWTSIKYKGKPVEGTSGSKQGYSWNYATATTRVKGKTLILAFTRVEKGMTRLEIVENLVKQILALGLEIELIALDAGFYSVDVINYLSRFNFIIGVPVEKVGIHRNFDGDYTAKSRGKKAKFRLIIHHGREKEYLAKGTNLDVNRSMVVKWYNKVRTPIETSYKLIKSFLIFTSSRSRLFRLFIFVLAMLIYTLYLLLKGTTSKEDFRLLLIALFLQDNITTIQEYLVKIFYPLFNSLELFSG; encoded by the coding sequence TTGAAAACACCAGACTACATCTACCCTAAAATACGTGTACAAATCGAGGAAAAAATATTTTCCATCATAAACTTCAAGGGAAGAAAGGCAGAAGAAGTCAAGAAAACACTTGTAACAGCAGCACTAACAAAAGATTCCGTGGAAAACAAGGCAAAAGAATTTGACATATCACCACAAACAGTAAGAAACTACGTGGAAGAACAACCACAAGTAATAGAACAAATGCTAAACGTGATCAAAACAATCTCCATCAAGCAACTAAGCGAAAGAAAACGCGTAAAAATTTCAATAGACTGGACATCAATAAAATACAAAGGAAAACCCGTAGAAGGAACAAGCGGATCAAAACAAGGTTACTCATGGAACTACGCGACAGCAACAACAAGAGTAAAGGGAAAAACACTAATACTAGCATTCACACGCGTAGAAAAAGGAATGACCAGACTAGAGATAGTTGAAAACCTAGTAAAACAAATACTAGCATTGGGCCTAGAAATAGAACTAATAGCACTAGATGCCGGATTTTACTCAGTAGATGTAATCAACTACTTATCAAGGTTTAACTTCATCATCGGAGTACCCGTGGAAAAGGTTGGAATACATCGAAACTTCGACGGCGATTACACTGCAAAATCAAGAGGCAAAAAAGCAAAATTCAGACTAATAATACACCATGGTAGGGAAAAGGAGTACCTGGCTAAAGGGACAAACCTAGACGTAAATAGGAGTATGGTTGTAAAGTGGTATAACAAGGTTAGAACACCAATAGAAACATCATACAAGTTGATCAAATCTTTCCTAATCTTCACGTCATCAAGGAGTCGCTTATTCCGCTTGTTTATCTTCGTCCTAGCAATGTTAATCTATACACTATACTTGCTCCTCAAGGGGACGACGAGCAAGGAAGATTTTCGCTTACTCCTAATCGCCTTGTTTTTACAGGATAATATTACAACTATTCAAGAATATTTAGTTAAAATATTTTATCCACTTTTTAATTCACTTGAATTATTTTCGGGGTGA
- a CDS encoding type II/IV secretion system ATPase subunit has protein sequence MSEVKILRPELKGTILFEKELKWKYEDKGVAYPKAYVVRDEAGDLYYQIEEPELDEKQIKIIDKLKKTLYYVIKPSSNEDEMIQQILFHPEVKGDPKIGYYIYRDVLRYGPLSPLFDDEDLEDISYSGSRTGLYGDAVWVFHREFGSWLPTNIHLSKAEADYLIQRIVLKSGKSVTLARPIVDGITPEGYRFAVTYGSEVSLPGSTITIRKPLEEVWTLSDLVYKRKTLSPLTAAALWYTLENRGVVLVVGRTGTGKTTFINALMTVLPPTWKIVTVEEVPELKVIFPNWTRLIARKSTAFMEYSEAIEIPLDKLIAHTLRIRPDFVSVGEVRTKEEIKEFIHSVASGHGGVTSLHAEDFDSLKARFNYSGVDDSFFALVTMVVFINTYPNPEKRGGLRRRVQEAAEILLKGGQATYNQIVFYNPIIDTWDDSKIVISERLLQIAQRNGLNQKELEEELKARVDFLNYAYEKGLSLNQYKEGLMRFYEARGII, from the coding sequence ATGTCTGAAGTTAAAATATTAAGACCGGAATTAAAGGGAACAATTTTATTCGAAAAGGAACTTAAGTGGAAGTATGAAGACAAAGGAGTAGCGTATCCTAAAGCGTATGTAGTTAGGGATGAAGCTGGGGACTTATATTATCAAATTGAGGAGCCAGAACTAGATGAAAAACAGATAAAAATCATTGATAAGTTAAAGAAGACTCTCTATTACGTTATAAAACCCTCTTCAAATGAGGATGAGATGATTCAGCAGATTCTTTTCCATCCAGAAGTTAAAGGTGATCCTAAAATCGGTTATTACATCTATCGTGATGTCCTTCGCTATGGTCCACTCTCTCCTTTATTTGATGATGAAGATTTAGAAGATATTTCCTATTCTGGTTCTAGAACTGGTCTTTACGGTGATGCAGTATGGGTCTTCCATAGGGAGTTCGGTAGTTGGTTACCTACGAATATTCACTTATCTAAAGCTGAGGCAGATTATTTAATTCAAAGGATAGTGCTAAAATCTGGGAAATCAGTTACCCTTGCAAGACCTATAGTGGATGGAATAACCCCAGAAGGCTATAGATTTGCTGTAACTTACGGTAGTGAAGTCTCTCTTCCCGGGTCTACTATAACAATAAGGAAACCATTAGAGGAAGTATGGACTTTATCAGATCTAGTATATAAAAGAAAAACTCTTTCGCCTTTAACTGCAGCTGCATTGTGGTATACTTTAGAGAATAGAGGTGTAGTTCTCGTAGTAGGCAGGACAGGAACTGGAAAGACCACATTTATAAACGCATTAATGACCGTTTTGCCCCCAACTTGGAAAATAGTTACAGTGGAGGAAGTTCCGGAATTAAAAGTAATATTCCCTAATTGGACAAGGCTGATAGCTAGGAAATCGACTGCTTTTATGGAATATAGTGAGGCTATAGAAATTCCTCTGGATAAGTTAATTGCACATACTCTTAGAATTAGACCCGACTTTGTTTCAGTCGGGGAAGTTAGGACTAAAGAGGAGATTAAAGAGTTTATTCACTCAGTAGCCAGTGGTCATGGAGGAGTAACATCACTGCATGCCGAGGACTTTGACTCCCTTAAAGCTAGGTTTAATTACTCTGGTGTTGATGATTCATTCTTCGCCTTAGTTACGATGGTAGTCTTCATAAACACTTATCCTAACCCTGAAAAAAGAGGAGGATTAAGGAGAAGAGTTCAAGAAGCAGCTGAGATTTTGCTTAAAGGTGGTCAGGCAACGTATAATCAGATAGTATTTTATAATCCGATAATTGATACATGGGACGACTCTAAAATTGTTATCAGTGAGAGACTTCTGCAAATAGCCCAGAGGAACGGTTTAAATCAGAAAGAGTTAGAGGAAGAGTTAAAGGCAAGAGTTGATTTTTTGAACTATGCTTATGAAAAAGGTCTATCTTTAAATCAATACAAGGAGGGGTTGATGAGGTTCTATGAAGCTAGGGGTATCATTTAA
- a CDS encoding isoprenylcysteine carboxylmethyltransferase family protein has product MIPIFETQYNEDLFYAVYFIVFSVDLIIGYGIMLMRRRAEVRKREFSTFLIFIGALFFTIFFSFFFGYYSYFSGIGELPEVFIYIGLILMIAGESFRLSAILTLGKYFSPIVTVYSDQRVISWGPYNLVRHPAYGGAIILLLGVALSLRSLFSLSLILIDITVYNYRANLEERLLTQNLGEEYLNYKKRVKKKFIPYVL; this is encoded by the coding sequence ATGATTCCAATATTTGAAACCCAGTATAACGAAGATTTATTTTACGCTGTTTATTTCATAGTGTTTTCAGTAGACTTAATTATTGGTTACGGTATTATGTTAATGAGAAGAAGAGCAGAAGTGAGAAAAAGAGAATTCTCAACTTTCCTTATCTTCATAGGAGCACTATTTTTTACAATCTTCTTCTCCTTCTTTTTTGGTTACTATTCTTACTTTAGCGGAATAGGAGAGTTACCTGAAGTATTTATATACATAGGTTTAATACTGATGATAGCAGGAGAGAGTTTTAGATTATCAGCAATACTTACTCTAGGCAAATACTTCTCACCCATTGTTACGGTATACTCAGACCAGAGAGTTATAAGCTGGGGTCCTTATAACCTGGTAAGACATCCTGCGTATGGCGGAGCTATTATATTACTCTTAGGTGTGGCCTTATCTTTAAGGAGCTTGTTTTCTCTATCATTGATCTTAATAGACATTACAGTTTATAACTATAGAGCTAACTTAGAAGAAAGGCTATTGACCCAGAACTTAGGAGAAGAATATCTTAATTACAAGAAGAGAGTAAAGAAAAAATTCATTCCTTACGTGTTATGA
- a CDS encoding archaellin/type IV pilin N-terminal domain-containing protein, producing the protein MKKINKLENININKKGKRGLSNIVGSLLLIVLTIVAALLIGHFVFGLFSANSHNAGVSISDASVIIPGGEYTTQGASITLTITDSGNDPIIVQTINMVANGKTYTLYSAGTNGQSYITPISGAYQSLKNGYLIEPGQSITFSGVVSSAVVPSLSTGQTIVFLVSGVDNVTAQTLSQQISVVVQD; encoded by the coding sequence ATGAAAAAAATAAATAAATTAGAAAACATAAATATAAATAAAAAAGGGAAAAGAGGTCTATCTAATATAGTCGGATCATTACTCTTAATAGTATTAACAATAGTAGCAGCATTGTTAATAGGTCACTTCGTATTTGGACTGTTTTCAGCAAATAGCCACAATGCAGGAGTATCAATAAGTGATGCATCTGTAATAATTCCAGGTGGTGAATATACTACACAAGGAGCGTCTATAACCTTAACAATAACTGACAGTGGTAATGACCCTATCATTGTACAGACTATAAATATGGTAGCTAACGGGAAAACTTACACACTATACAGTGCTGGGACTAACGGTCAAAGTTATATTACTCCAATATCTGGTGCATATCAGTCATTGAAAAACGGCTATCTAATTGAACCGGGTCAGTCAATAACATTCTCTGGTGTAGTATCAAGTGCTGTAGTACCATCATTGTCTACTGGACAAACTATAGTATTCCTAGTATCTGGAGTTGATAATGTAACAGCACAAACGTTAAGTCAACAGATCAGTGTTGTGGTACAAGACTGA
- a CDS encoding AMP-binding protein produces the protein MTSYYEVIKTFSWKEIEKSIDVSSLVEHEGIAVIRFSKEGKEQITFQELRERALRLASYLKYTAGVKKGDVISVLASKKTEQVIVLLASLYVGALYQPLFTAFGPKAIEIRTRDKKPKVFFYQDDQKEKVSEGVPLSKLDDLTSYGKLKETERLSWDDPIILLYTSGSTGLPKGALISKRLLLNTYVYMKYGIGLRENDIFWNGADPGWAYGLYYGIIGPLLFGKTVIFLDEPFDAERTMEFLEENKITNFAWAPTTYRIISRSVKRKYDLRLERASSAGEPLNPEVIKWFKENYNVIVKDHYGQTEVGMVVYNGWGYDYELKIGSMGLPAPGYEIDIVEENIAVKRTSPGFHFLGYLNNQEKTQEAFRGDWYLTGDVASKDQDGYFWFIGRKDDVTKVSGYRIGPFEVESVLLEHPAVLESAVVADEDPIRGHILHAYIVLKPGYNPSDKLKKEIIEFVKSRYSKTVHLENVDFIDKLPKTESGKIQRYLLKKK, from the coding sequence ATGACAAGTTACTATGAAGTTATAAAAACTTTCAGCTGGAAAGAGATTGAAAAATCGATAGATGTTTCATCACTAGTAGAACATGAGGGGATAGCTGTTATTAGATTTAGTAAAGAAGGAAAAGAGCAGATTACTTTTCAGGAACTTAGGGAGAGAGCGTTAAGGCTTGCTTCGTATCTGAAGTATACAGCTGGTGTTAAGAAGGGAGACGTAATATCAGTTTTAGCTTCTAAGAAAACAGAGCAAGTTATAGTCCTCTTGGCCAGTCTCTATGTAGGAGCTTTGTATCAACCCTTATTTACAGCTTTTGGACCTAAGGCCATAGAAATTAGAACTAGAGATAAAAAACCTAAAGTGTTTTTTTATCAAGACGACCAAAAAGAGAAGGTAAGTGAAGGGGTACCACTTTCAAAGCTTGATGATTTAACATCTTATGGGAAATTAAAAGAGACAGAAAGGCTAAGTTGGGACGATCCTATTATTTTACTTTATACCTCTGGGAGTACTGGTCTGCCTAAAGGAGCTTTGATATCTAAAAGGCTCTTACTCAACACATACGTATATATGAAATACGGAATTGGACTGAGAGAGAATGATATCTTCTGGAATGGTGCTGATCCCGGCTGGGCATACGGTCTCTATTATGGGATTATAGGTCCATTACTTTTTGGCAAGACTGTAATATTCCTAGATGAGCCTTTCGATGCCGAAAGAACAATGGAGTTCCTTGAAGAAAACAAGATAACTAATTTCGCATGGGCACCTACTACATATAGGATTATATCGAGATCTGTGAAGAGGAAGTATGATCTAAGGCTTGAAAGAGCTAGCTCTGCAGGAGAGCCCCTTAACCCAGAGGTAATAAAGTGGTTTAAAGAGAATTATAACGTGATTGTGAAAGATCATTACGGTCAGACTGAAGTAGGGATGGTAGTATATAATGGTTGGGGTTACGATTATGAGCTCAAGATAGGTAGTATGGGGTTACCGGCACCAGGCTATGAGATAGATATTGTAGAGGAGAATATAGCTGTAAAGAGGACTTCTCCCGGATTTCATTTTCTAGGATATTTGAATAACCAAGAGAAGACTCAAGAAGCTTTCAGAGGAGATTGGTATTTAACTGGTGATGTAGCGTCTAAAGATCAAGACGGATACTTCTGGTTTATTGGTAGAAAGGATGATGTAACTAAGGTGTCTGGATATAGGATAGGACCTTTTGAAGTAGAGAGTGTACTGTTAGAGCATCCAGCTGTCCTTGAATCAGCAGTAGTTGCTGATGAAGATCCTATTAGGGGTCACATTCTCCATGCATATATTGTTCTTAAACCCGGATATAACCCAAGTGATAAGTTAAAAAAGGAAATAATAGAGTTTGTTAAGAGTCGTTACTCTAAGACCGTGCATTTAGAGAATGTGGATTTCATTGATAAGTTACCAAAAACCGAAAGCGGAAAAATACAGAGATATTTGCTTAAGAAGAAATAA
- a CDS encoding MFS transporter, whose protein sequence is MTIAGRIERLPWTSFHTKLLALLSLGEFFELYDLFVGGFVVQPISSFYKVPSAEAIYYTIAIFFLGAFVGAIIFTYIGDVMGRRTALILNMFIASVGLLLTPFSPNIYLLGLLRFITGLGVGPEALIVLDVMITEFFPSRIRGRALAIGYTASWTAPIVVAILAYLLIPHSYILQGWQWLYIIGGLGILTIIPFRFLIPESPRWLETKGRIDEAGKIVNQMEEVAIREKGHLSEPLQVEVVTSQKVKIAELFSPLYRKRTIMLWIFEFLQTGVYYGFASLAPSVLYAKGFSLVHTLEYSMLIYTSYFISSLASIFIIDSQKFDRKWQVSIIMLLMGIVGLAFGFSTTAVEVITTGFLFGFLSNIFSNAFHQYGAELYPTRIRSFADGVQYSLSRLGNYVWLSTLPILLYSKGPVFMYAVVFIMALIVALDVGILGPRASQIELEQLSK, encoded by the coding sequence ATGACTATTGCTGGAAGGATTGAAAGATTGCCCTGGACTTCTTTTCATACTAAGCTATTAGCACTATTAAGTTTGGGTGAATTTTTTGAACTATACGATTTGTTTGTTGGAGGGTTTGTAGTACAACCGATATCTTCTTTTTATAAAGTCCCCTCGGCTGAAGCAATTTATTATACTATAGCAATTTTCTTTTTAGGTGCATTTGTAGGTGCTATAATATTTACTTATATAGGCGATGTAATGGGAAGAAGAACAGCGTTAATACTTAACATGTTTATAGCTTCAGTAGGACTCTTATTAACCCCATTTTCTCCTAATATATACTTATTAGGTTTGCTTAGGTTTATAACTGGATTAGGTGTTGGACCAGAGGCTTTAATAGTTTTAGATGTAATGATAACGGAGTTTTTCCCTTCTAGGATTAGAGGTAGGGCACTAGCTATTGGTTACACTGCTTCTTGGACAGCACCAATAGTTGTAGCTATTTTAGCTTACCTATTGATTCCTCATTCTTATATCCTCCAAGGATGGCAGTGGTTGTATATAATAGGAGGATTAGGAATACTTACAATTATACCTTTTAGATTCTTAATTCCAGAATCTCCAAGATGGTTAGAAACTAAAGGGAGAATAGACGAGGCTGGGAAAATAGTAAACCAAATGGAAGAAGTAGCAATAAGGGAAAAGGGGCATTTAAGTGAGCCTTTACAAGTAGAGGTAGTTACTTCACAAAAAGTAAAAATTGCAGAACTATTTTCACCACTATATAGGAAGAGGACAATAATGTTATGGATATTTGAGTTTTTGCAAACGGGGGTATATTACGGATTTGCCTCTTTGGCACCTTCAGTTCTCTATGCTAAAGGATTTAGCTTAGTTCATACCTTAGAGTACTCAATGCTAATTTACACTTCTTACTTTATCAGCTCTCTTGCATCTATCTTCATAATTGATAGTCAGAAATTTGATAGGAAATGGCAAGTTAGTATAATAATGTTACTCATGGGTATTGTTGGTTTAGCGTTTGGCTTTTCAACAACTGCTGTGGAAGTTATAACTACAGGATTCTTATTTGGATTTCTATCAAATATATTTTCAAATGCTTTCCATCAATACGGGGCGGAGTTATACCCCACTAGAATAAGGTCTTTTGCTGACGGTGTTCAATATTCTCTCAGTAGACTTGGAAACTATGTTTGGCTTTCCACATTACCTATATTACTCTACTCTAAAGGCCCAGTATTTATGTACGCTGTAGTATTTATAATGGCTTTAATAGTGGCTCTAGACGTTGGAATATTAGGGCCAAGGGCGTCTCAAATAGAGCTTGAACAACTCTCTAAATAA
- a CDS encoding type II secretion system F family protein, protein MKLGVSFKISPINFPFTLIVSIIALALTLISFKIHIMNAQYLQSLLLGLLSYSAVITGYNYKHRYDDYLEKIIIPLVEKAKVIEDPNNWLKEMIQLAWYGFPLSVILGMIIYVGSGVVLYSIFAGTVSVITYFYPWVKMWDARNSLQTQVEKELPIVSIIIWSMTQLGYGVMKIIEELKSEETYSNMKIIKKEKRGSLILLRRKNDEDEEFMKAIPREFLKIHRDFVLFNIPPEEAIVREAKDHPSRVFERLLLGAVSISKSGGSLIEFMNRITVEVMNELKRKWENFGKAASNLGELALLFLLILPLFAIWFAVSSNNPVYGADSVTFFMIPLIGFALYMYLSFSAPSEEVKIKGDLKKGAIALVVSLVVLVILSIFKIIEPLGQLLWIFFEVPVLSFSFFYGYPVYQRIKAKNEAEEKLPIFVRSVAELIRSTGDNLYNALRKLNEGDLISSSLVKVTTFGKVIDDTISRYLTALVTAGTFEPKTDSWMLNTVFKNLMEMDKQGVLKYNVFTRLAEITDAYYDAIMAKKRGLYTFIGASILAPAIMAGVIIMTVYVLHSIAGLVQIPNLEIQSANGIAVPSGITGLLNFFLAFINVGNYVSQMLPTLELMIAETGVIFGILYAKSADGTVKDTFRIVQVSIVAIISIIAMQIALAYVVHLPNLFT, encoded by the coding sequence ATGAAGCTAGGGGTATCATTTAAAATAAGTCCAATAAACTTTCCATTTACTTTAATTGTAAGTATAATAGCTTTAGCTCTAACTTTAATATCATTTAAGATACATATAATGAATGCACAATATCTGCAGAGCCTTCTACTAGGTTTATTATCATACTCTGCTGTAATTACAGGTTATAATTATAAACATAGGTATGATGATTATCTTGAGAAAATAATTATCCCATTAGTAGAGAAAGCTAAAGTAATAGAAGATCCAAATAACTGGCTTAAGGAGATGATTCAGCTTGCATGGTATGGTTTCCCATTATCAGTTATTCTAGGCATGATAATTTATGTTGGAAGTGGGGTGGTCTTATACTCGATATTCGCGGGGACTGTCTCAGTAATCACTTACTTCTATCCTTGGGTTAAAATGTGGGATGCTAGGAACTCTCTTCAGACTCAAGTAGAGAAGGAATTGCCTATTGTTTCTATAATAATTTGGAGTATGACTCAATTAGGCTATGGAGTTATGAAAATAATTGAGGAGCTAAAATCAGAAGAAACTTACAGTAATATGAAGATCATCAAAAAAGAGAAAAGAGGTTCACTTATCCTTTTAAGAAGAAAAAATGATGAAGATGAAGAGTTCATGAAAGCTATCCCGAGGGAATTTCTCAAGATACATAGGGATTTTGTCTTATTTAATATACCACCCGAGGAGGCGATAGTGAGAGAGGCTAAAGATCATCCATCCAGAGTATTTGAAAGACTACTGCTTGGTGCTGTTTCAATATCTAAAAGTGGGGGTAGTTTAATTGAGTTTATGAATAGAATTACGGTCGAAGTAATGAATGAGCTTAAAAGAAAATGGGAAAACTTTGGAAAAGCTGCGTCTAACCTGGGTGAGTTAGCATTATTGTTCTTATTAATACTTCCGCTCTTTGCAATATGGTTTGCCGTATCGTCTAATAATCCAGTTTACGGTGCTGATAGTGTTACGTTCTTTATGATCCCTTTAATAGGATTTGCACTCTATATGTATCTCTCATTCAGTGCACCATCAGAGGAAGTAAAGATAAAAGGAGATCTGAAAAAGGGTGCAATTGCATTGGTCGTTTCATTAGTAGTCTTGGTGATTCTGTCAATTTTCAAAATAATTGAACCTTTAGGGCAGCTCTTATGGATTTTCTTTGAAGTACCTGTTCTTTCATTCTCATTCTTTTACGGTTATCCGGTTTATCAAAGAATTAAGGCAAAAAATGAGGCTGAAGAGAAGTTGCCTATATTTGTTAGATCAGTAGCAGAATTGATCAGAAGTACTGGCGATAATTTGTATAATGCACTGAGGAAGCTTAATGAAGGTGATCTGATTTCTTCAAGTCTAGTTAAAGTTACAACGTTCGGAAAGGTTATTGATGACACAATCTCCCGTTATTTAACTGCCTTAGTTACCGCAGGAACTTTTGAGCCAAAGACGGATTCATGGATGCTTAATACAGTGTTTAAGAATTTGATGGAAATGGATAAACAAGGTGTACTTAAGTATAACGTGTTTACTCGACTAGCAGAGATCACTGATGCTTACTATGACGCTATTATGGCTAAGAAGAGGGGTCTCTACACTTTTATTGGAGCATCGATATTAGCCCCAGCAATCATGGCTGGTGTTATAATAATGACAGTTTATGTACTCCATAGTATTGCAGGTTTAGTCCAGATTCCAAACCTAGAAATACAGAGCGCTAACGGAATTGCAGTACCATCTGGTATAACTGGACTTTTGAACTTCTTTCTAGCGTTTATAAATGTTGGGAACTATGTAAGTCAAATGCTACCTACACTCGAGTTAATGATTGCTGAAACTGGCGTGATTTTTGGTATACTATATGCAAAATCTGCAGACGGAACAGTAAAGGATACTTTTAGAATAGTTCAAGTTTCGATAGTTGCAATAATTAGCATAATAGCTATGCAGATAGCATTAGCCTATGTAGTACATTTACCTAACTTGTTCACATAA
- a CDS encoding archaellin/type IV pilin N-terminal domain-containing protein — protein sequence MVVQKRRGLSNIVGSLLLILIVFLAWAFLYHYGLNYIHILSSSPDISVRAVVILMNYQTVQNPGVILLELYISDDAYTPFVVQHVLLTSNGITMNISGNIFYTAIVPYSQLNKYQTTLPVTVRQAYTQLLYTFISNFQVNQYSDWVNQGNYTIITIQGQLGSSVIQIQTSAQVVSA from the coding sequence ATGGTAGTCCAAAAAAGGAGGGGGCTTAGCAATATCGTGGGCTCCCTCCTTTTAATTTTAATTGTTTTTTTAGCTTGGGCTTTCCTCTATCATTATGGCCTGAATTACATTCATATTCTTTCCTCATCGCCAGATATTTCAGTTAGAGCAGTAGTCATTTTGATGAATTATCAGACTGTGCAAAACCCGGGTGTTATTCTGTTGGAGTTGTACATTTCTGATGACGCTTACACACCCTTTGTGGTTCAGCATGTTTTACTTACTAGTAACGGAATTACAATGAACATATCTGGGAATATTTTTTATACTGCTATTGTACCGTATTCCCAGTTAAACAAATATCAGACTACTCTGCCAGTAACGGTGAGACAAGCATATACACAGTTACTCTATACTTTCATATCAAATTTTCAAGTAAATCAATATTCTGACTGGGTAAATCAGGGGAACTATACAATAATCACGATTCAAGGCCAATTGGGCTCCTCCGTTATTCAAATTCAGACTTCTGCACAGGTGGTGAGCGCATGA